The following DNA comes from Rhinolophus sinicus isolate RSC01 linkage group LG06, ASM3656204v1, whole genome shotgun sequence.
aagaaattgggtacacacacacacacacacacacacacacactcaagagCTCCTGAGACCCAAAGCTGAAACAACTTGAACAACAAAGTAAAGTGGCACTGAATTATAagccaaagtataaaataaatattcatgagtccatAGTGATATAAATAAAAGACTGAATAAATTAGTAAAAGAGGTAAATCTCGCATACAGGAGAATTCCAAATAAGTTATGTAGATACTCCACCCTAACAGAGGAAGAGCGTAACTCCCTACTCCCCTACACTCCCTTTAAATGTGGGCTGCTTATTAATGGCTTCCTTCCAAAGAGTGCAGTacggaaagaggaaaaaagagtgTGCGGTAGAGACCCCTGACAAATACTACTTCAGTCAGGTagtcaaggtcaacatcaacagcgATAAGTCATGTTGACAGTACATACTCTTGATGATGAATATGGCACTTTATTACTGTAATTTTCCTACCCCAAACCCATAGCCCCtttctaatcatgaggaaaacatgAAATTCCAGTGGTGGGGCATCCTACCAAAATGCTTTACCAGACTCCTCagaactgtcaaggtcatcaaaaaccaGGAAAATCTGATAAACTGTcatagccaagaggagcctaaggagataTAACAACAACGTAATGTGGTTTTCTGGATGGAatcctggaaaggaaaaaagacattagTAAAAAAAGATATGTATAAACTATGTATATTAGTTAATATAACATATCACtattagttcattaattgtaataaatataccatattaatgtaagatgttaaaagGGCAAACTATGCAGAGGATATAGGGGAACTCTCTGTGctattgtttaatttctctgtaaatctaaaactgttctaaacaGTAAAGTCTAgtaatcaaaaaatttaaaaagcagacactcctaaaaatatatgcatgtataatttGATACATATGATAAATCAGgtatgaatttataatttataaggacagaagcagattagtggttgtctaggATTAGATGGAGATGGGAGGGGATAGGAACAAGCATTAGGAAGGGATTAAACTGTGGCATGAGGAAACTTCTGGAGAAAAAGGTATATTTATCATCTTATTTGTGGTGATGGCTTCATTGGTATAACAAATGCCAAAGCaacaaaatgtacattttaaatatatgcagctTATTGTATGATGACTATATCTTAACAAAGCTTTTTTCAAAGTATAAGCAAAAACTTCCAAATTTGAATTATCTTCTCCCAAAATAAATAGTCTTAAGGAATATTTGGAGTCAGTCCCATAACACCTCAATTTAACCAGTGAGTTTTGTTTCACTCAAAGATTCATGTATTTGGGGATTCATTATTATTACCAATAATGCTAATCACCCAGGATCAAATTTCATGGCATGATGGCGATTTAGGACATGCTGTGCATCTTTAGTATTGTTTTCCCACTTCAAGATTTTCAGTCTTATGGAAACAACCTAGTCAGACAGCCTGGTTTGAGGGAATTTTTATAACCAATCAAAATTAAGCCAAATACAGTTTGtcacttaaaatgaaatatagtgCCAATTTTATAGCTACAACAacctaaaaaaacaaattctaagccatcttctatttaaaaatcGCACTTGTTAAACAACTGGCATTTGATCATCTGGGTCCAAATCTAGCTATGCTACTTACTATCTTTATAATATTGGGcaactctgtgcctcagttttctcaactatgAAAAGgagataatagtatctacttcatgGAACTGTTGagggattaaataagttaacacaTGTAAAGATCTTAGAAGACTACCTGACAGTGCTATTCAGATTCTACGGATTCTAtagcatcagggaaatgaaaataaaaaccacagcgAGATATCATTTCACATGCACTATCAAGGCTATAATAGAAAAGATATAATAAGTATTGTTGAGGATATGGAAAAgctggaaccttcatacactgctggtagaaatgtaaaatgtgcaATCACTTTTGGCAGTTCCTGAAAAGGTTAAAcctagagttaccatatgactcagcaattctactcctaggtatatatccaagcaaaatcaaaatatatgttTGCACAAAaccttgtacataaatgttcctAGCAACATGATTCATAAGAGCCTCCCCAGGTGATTTAGGGATCCAGGCTCCTTACCTCTAGTGGTTTTGCCCATCCTGGAGTCTTGGAGTCTTCCATTATACTCTCTACACCTGGCCAGAGAACCTGTAGGCATCAGCACACATAGGACCTTGAGGaattttccaaatgactaatTAATTCAGTTTTGAACATGGTATTTTTCAGATGATGTCAAGATACCGAATGATGTTGGGTTCAGCACAGAGATTGTTACTTTATGACTCTATCTCAAATATATTGCAGTACTTACCCCTCTCTACCATATCTTTATGAAGTAagaggtgcttaataaatgcaaggattatttttaagaataaaaatgttgagGGGAGAAAATAGCGCTCAATATCTCTCGAGAAACTTGCGATACAAGCACAGGATATAAGCTGGAGCTAAAGGAAGCTTTCCTTAAAATGCTCCTTAATAAAAATTGGAATGTATTCCTAGGGACAAATGAAAGTATAACACACAACATCCAAACTTCCCATACAGGTTGAGAGGTGTTATCAACTATTTTCCACTTCCAGACACACTGAGGACTGTCCAAGAGTAGCAGGACATGTTGGATATAGTAAGAGAAATTGGAAAAGTACTCACTGTTATGGAAGTCATAAGACAGtctcttttatattatttagGATCAACCTTCATACACTTATTCTCAAAGATAATCTAGCCAAAAATCCTCTGTATTAAATCTTTACAaaactgaaatcttaaaaattcaGCTTCTGATAGAATCCATTCATTTTTCCCCCAGTTATATTGGCCATAATTCTTAATTGGTAACACAAAATCTAATATGCTTATGAAGTTCCATCCCACACCACCTGCTTTTCAGAGTGGATTCAGATTAGCAGTTGGGAATACCAACTCCAGAATTTCAGATCAGATCCGTAATAGGGGTAGGGAGGGACTTGGGGCGGGGCCTCCGGATGGGGAAGAGGCGTTATTAGAAAGCTGTGGGGCCAGTCTGCAACTGTCACTACTCGAGTTAAACCTTGTAATATTTTACTGTGAGAGGACCTGGTGTGTGAGCAGCATCCTCAATGAGAACTAGTTTCACTTGGCATTTGAGTGGAATCTGCAACCACAGGCGTTTCTTGGACTGCCCAGAAAAAGTGGGAGCTGCGGAGAGCACAGTCGACAGCTATAGGGAGCCGGTAGGAACACTTCTCTTCTGAGAATGGGCTGTACTGAGTGGTACAAGTAACCCCAGGGTTTTAGTGAGAAGGGAAGTGGAACGCAGTCAGGGATTGAGAGTTATACAGCATGCACGTGTTTGAAGCCGGAGAAAAAGTCGGGAGATAGAACCGCGTGTAATTGCTTTCGAAGCCGCCGCCACTCGAGTGCCAGATTTGTGAGTACTGTGCGTCTCCCGTCCTCAGACTGAACTCGGAGAACTCTCCCAGTTAGGACACGAAATCCAAACAACTACCATCTCCTGCGCTCCGCACCTGACTCAGGGACGAAACAACTGACACCCCTCCCCTGACTACCAGGGCAAAGGCAGTAGCTGACCAGCACCGCCCCTTTCTGACCCAGGAGGTGGGATCCCTCCACCTCCAACCCCTCCCGGTCCGGCCAAATTCAATACCTATTTTCTCCTCCCGCTGCTCCTACATCCCCGACACCCCCTCCTTCTTCCCCGATCCCTCCTCCCTAGAGACAGGGGAGGAGAAAAGTGGAGTCAGGTCGTCATGACAGAGCTGAAGGCAAAGGCTTCCCGGGCTCCCCACGTGGCGGGCGGTgggccctcccccacccaggtCGGATCTCCTCTGCTCGGACGCGGGGACTCTGGCTCCCTCCAGGCGAGCCAGAACTCGGACGCCTCTCCCGTAGTCTCGGCCATACCCATCTCCCTGGACAggctgctcttccctctgccctgccAGGAACAGGACTCGGACGGGAAGACGCAGGACCAGCAAGCGCTGTCAAACGTGGAGGGGGTGTATCCCAGAGTTGAAGCCACAGGGGGTGCAGGAGGTGGCAGCTCTAGACCCCCAGAAAAGGACAGCGGGCTGCTGGACAGTGTCTTGGACACGCTACTGTCGCCCTCAGGTCCCGGGCAGAGCCACAGCAGCCCTCCCGCCTACGAGGCCAACAGCCCTTGGTGTCTGTTTGGCCCCGAGCTTCCTGAAGAGCCCCGGGCTGCCGCAGGCACCCAGGGCGTGTTGCCCTCGCTCATGAGCCGGCCAGAGGGCAAGGCTGGTGACAGCTCCGGGGCGGCAGCTGCCTATAAAGTGCTGCCCAGAGGCCTGTCACCGTCCCGGCAGCTGCTTCCCTCGACCTCTGGGAGCCATCACTGGCCGGGGGCCGCAGTGAAGCCGTCTCCGCAGCCCGCTGTAGTGGAGGAGGATGGGTCGGAGTCCGAGGGCTCGGTGGGTCCGCTTCTGAAGGGCAAACCCGGGCCTCTGGGAGTCCCAGCGGCCGAAGGAGGAGCCGCGGCTACCGATCCTGGGGCGGCCGAAGGAGGCGTCACCCTGGTCCCCAAGGAAGATTCCCGTTTTTCCGCGCCCAGGGTCGCCCTAGCGGAGCAGGACACGCCAGCGGCGCCGGGGCGCTCCCCGCTGGCCACCATGGTGATGGATTTTATCCACGTGCCCATCCTGCCACTCAACACGCCTTTCCTGGCCACCCGCACCCGGCAGCTGCTGGAGGGGGAGAACTATGACGGTGGGGCCACGGCTGTCAGCGCCTTTGCCCCGCTGCGGGGCTCGCCCTCGGCTTTGGCCACTCCGGTCGCAGCCGGCGAATTCCCCGACTGCTCGTACCCGCCGGACGCCGAGCCCAAGGACGACGCGTTCCCACTCTATGGTGACTTTCAGCCGCCCGCCCTGAAGatcaaagaggaggaggaaggagccgAGGCCACCGCGCGTTCCCCGAGACCGTACCTGGTGACGGGTGCCAACCCCGCTGTCTTCCCAGATTTCCAGCTGGCGCAGCCGCCGCTGCCTCCGAGGGCGCCGTCGTCCAGACCCGGGGAAGCGGCGGTAGCGGCGGCACCCAACAGTTCCTCTGTCTCATCCGCGTCCTCGTCGGGGTCCAACTTGGAGTGCATCCTGTACAAAGCCGAGGGCGCGCCGCCCCAGCAGGGCCCATTTGCGCCACCGCCCTGCAAGGCGCCGGGCGCGGGCTCCTGCCTGCTGCCGCGGGACGGCCTGCCCTCCAGCTCGGCCTCGGCCTCCGCAGCCGGGGCAGCCCCTGCGCTGTACCCGCCGCTCAGCCTTAACGGGCTCCCTCAGCTCAGTTACCAAGCCGCCGTGCTCAAGGAGGGCCTGCCGCAGGTCTACCCGCCCTATCTCAATTACCTAAGGTGAGCGCTCCGGCCCGGCGCGCCCTGCGCGTGGCGGCGGTAGCGGTC
Coding sequences within:
- the PGR gene encoding progesterone receptor; this translates as MTELKAKASRAPHVAGGGPSPTQVGSPLLGRGDSGSLQASQNSDASPVVSAIPISLDRLLFPLPCQEQDSDGKTQDQQALSNVEGVYPRVEATGGAGGGSSRPPEKDSGLLDSVLDTLLSPSGPGQSHSSPPAYEANSPWCLFGPELPEEPRAAAGTQGVLPSLMSRPEGKAGDSSGAAAAYKVLPRGLSPSRQLLPSTSGSHHWPGAAVKPSPQPAVVEEDGSESEGSVGPLLKGKPGPLGVPAAEGGAAATDPGAAEGGVTLVPKEDSRFSAPRVALAEQDTPAAPGRSPLATMVMDFIHVPILPLNTPFLATRTRQLLEGENYDGGATAVSAFAPLRGSPSALATPVAAGEFPDCSYPPDAEPKDDAFPLYGDFQPPALKIKEEEEGAEATARSPRPYLVTGANPAVFPDFQLAQPPLPPRAPSSRPGEAAVAAAPNSSSVSSASSSGSNLECILYKAEGAPPQQGPFAPPPCKAPGAGSCLLPRDGLPSSSASASAAGAAPALYPPLSLNGLPQLSYQAAVLKEGLPQVYPPYLNYLRPDSEASQSPQYSFDSLPQKICLICGDEASGCHYGVLTCGSCKVFFKRAMEGQHNYLCAGRNDCIVDKIRRKNCPACRLRKCCQAGMVLGGRKFKKFNKVRVMRALDAVALPQSMGIPSESQALSQRISFSPTQDIQLIPPLINLLMSIEPDVIYAGHDNSKPDTSSSLLTSLNQLGERQLLSVVKWSKSLPGFRNLHIDDQITLIQYSWMSLMVFGLGWRSYKHVSGQMLYFAPDLILNEQRMKESSFYSLCLTMWQIPQEFVKLQVSQEEFLCMKVLLLLNTIPLEGLRSQNQFEEMRSSYIRELIKAIGLRQKGVVSSSQRFYQLTKFLDNLHDLVKQLHLYCLNTFIQSRALSVEFPEMMSEVIAAQLPKILAGMVKHLLFHKK